A genomic stretch from Lathyrus oleraceus cultivar Zhongwan6 chromosome 2, CAAS_Psat_ZW6_1.0, whole genome shotgun sequence includes:
- the LOC127120679 gene encoding AT-hook motif nuclear-localized protein 26 produces MDQITSHGHSLPPPFHTARDLHLHHQHQQQQQQQQQHHQFHALQQQHTTDQDEQSGSSSGGGLNLTNREENSNFNADFNAKLESGGGSGGDNDSMTRRPRGRPAGSKNKPKPPIIITRDSANALKTHVMEVADGCDVVESVNNFARRRQRGVCIMSGTGTVTNVTLRQPASPGAVVTLHGRFEILSLAGSFLPPPAPPAASGLTIYLAGGQGQVVGGSVVGALIASGPVVIMSASFSNAAYERLPLEEDDGSSLQQLQGGGGGGGSPSGGGGGGGGVQQTQLLGDSTAPLFQAMPQPPNSNHNPNLLNSVMPSDNFWPTGRSPY; encoded by the coding sequence ATGGATCAAATAACATCACATGGCCATTCACTTCCTCCACCTTTTCACACAGCAAGAGATCTTCATCTTCACCAtcaacaccaacaacaacagcaacagcaacagcaacacCATCAATTCCACGCTTTACAGCAACAACATACCACAGATCAAGATGAACAAAGCGGAAGTAGCAGCGGCGGAGGACTCAACCTCACAAACCGCGAAGAAAACAGCAACTTCAACGCCGATTTTAACGCCAAACTAGAATCCGGAGGAGGTTCCGGTGGCGATAATGATTCAATGACAAGAAGACCAAGAGGAAGACCGGCCGGATCCAAAAACAAACCAAAACCACCAATCATCATCACACGAGACAGCGCAAACGCCTTGAAAACTCACGTGATGGAAGTTGCAGACGGCTGCGACGTCGTTGAAAGTGTCAACAACTTCGCCAGACGCCGTCAGAGAGGCGTTTGCATCATGAGCGGAACCGGGACAGTTACGAACGTCACACTAAGGCAACCGGCTTCTCCTGGAGCTGTAGTAACTCTTCACGGACGGTTCGAGATTTTGTCGCTAGCCGGATCGTTTCTTCCGCCGCCGGCTCCGCCTGCCGCTTCTGGTTTGACTATATATCTGGCAGGAGGACAAGGACAGGTTGTTGGTGGAAGTGTTGTTGGTGCTTTGATTGCTTCTGGACCCGTTGTCATCATGTCTGCTTCTTTTAGTAACGCTGCTTATGAGAGACTTCCCTTGGAAGAAGATGATGGTTCTTCTTTGCAACAACTTCaaggtggtggtggtggtggtggttctCCAAGTGGTGGTGGTGGTGGCGGTGGCGGTGTTCAACAGACACAGCTTTTAGGAGATTCAACTGCTCCACTTTTTCAAGCTATGCCTCAACCTCCAAATTCTAATCATAATCCCAATCTTCTCAATTCCGTTATGCCTTCTGATAATTTCTGGCCAACGGGTCGATCTCCGTATTGA